A window from Eretmochelys imbricata isolate rEreImb1 chromosome 23, rEreImb1.hap1, whole genome shotgun sequence encodes these proteins:
- the WAS gene encoding LOW QUALITY PROTEIN: actin nucleation-promoting factor WAS (The sequence of the model RefSeq protein was modified relative to this genomic sequence to represent the inferred CDS: deleted 1 base in 1 codon), giving the protein MSRGSRPGARAQQENVASHLLLDHENQQVFELLGRKCTTLATSVAQLYWALPPSSQVWGKQGCGVLCLVKDNPRRSYFIRLFNIKERRLTWEMELSSQLVYSAVTPYFHTFPGDECQAGLNFADEADARNFYTLVQEKVQKQQQRMEKRQLPPPPPPVNEERRAMTLPRSPMPGGDMNGPSKQPNSPSSSLNLMTMDIQNPDITSSRYRGLPVPTAAEKKKGKKKISKADIGAPSGFKHVTHVGWDPNTGFDVNNLDPDLKTLFSQAGISEAQLTDAETSKLIYDFIEGQGGLEAVKEELRRQGPAPPPPPMTRSGPLPPPPPASTRGRSGPLPPIPGGPPPPSSMPNRGPVPSHPPRGHLPPPCGPLPPVSRSGPPPPPPAAGAAPPPPPPPPPPPPPVSSGPCPPPPLPSGGVSSPGSQPAPPQKGRGALLDQIRQGIQLNKTPEMLDSPPPAQSSEGLVGALMHVMQKRSKVIHSSDEGEDNGGDEEDDDEWDD; this is encoded by the exons ATGAGCCGGGGGTCCAGGCCAGGGGCGCGAGCGCAGCAGGAGAACGTCGCCTCCCATCTCCTCCTGGATCATGAAAACCAGCAGGTGTTTGAGCTCCTGGGCCGGAAATGCACG ACCCTGGCCACGTCGGTGGCCCAGCTGtactgggccctgccccccagcagccaGGTCTGGGGTAAGCAGGGCTGCGGGGTCCTGTGCCTGGTCAAGGACAACCCCCGGCGCTCCTACTTCATCCGCCTCTTCAATATCAAG GAGAGGAGGCTGACATGGGAGATGGAGCTCTCCAGCCAGCTGGTCTATTCCGCCGTCACCCCCTATTTCCACACGTTCCCTGGGGAC GAATGCCAGGCCGGGCTGAACTTTGCGGATGAGGCTGACGCCCGCAACTTCTACACGCTGGTGCAGGAGAAGGTCCAGAAGCAACAGCAGAGGATGG AGAAACGGCAGCTCCCCCCGCCACCTCCCCCGGTCAATGAAG AGCGACGGGCGATGACGCTGCCCCGATCCCCGATGCCCGGGGGAGACATGAATG GTCCCAGCAAACAGCCgaattccccctcctcctccttgaaCCTGATGACGATGGACATCCAGAACCCGGACATCACCTCGTCCCGGTACCGGGGGCTGCCGGTGCCCACAGCCGCCGAGAAGAAGAAGGGCAAGAAAAAGATCTCCAAGGCCGACATCGGCGCCCCAAGTGGATTCAA GCACGTCACCCACGTCGGCTGGGACCCCAACACTGGTTTTGAT GTGAATAACCTGGACCCCGACCTGAAGACGCTTTTCTCCCAGGCCGGGATAAGCGAGGCGCAGCTGACCGACGCAGAGACCTCCAAACTCATCTACGATTTCATTGAAGGCCAGGGCGGGCTGGAGGCTGTGAAGGAGGAGCTGAGACGCCAGG GTCCAGCACCTCCTCCGCCCCCCATGACCCGGTCcgggcccctccctccccca ccccctgcctcaaCGAGGGGCAGGTCTGGCCCATTGCCCCCCATCCCAGGCggccccccacctccctcatcTATGCCAAATAGGGGGCCggttccctcccatccccccagggGGCATCTGCCCCCTCCTTGTGGGCCCCTTCCCCCTGTCTCCCGGTCTGGTCCGCCCCCCCCTCCGCCTGCTGctggggcagcccccccacccccacctcccccgccgccccctccgCCTCCAGTCTCTTCAGGgccttgtccccctcccccacttccttcaGGGGGGGTCAGCTCCCCAGGGAGCCAGCCTGCTCCCCCCCAAAAGGGACGTGGGGCCCTGCTGGACCAGATCCGCCAAGGCATCCAGCTCAACAAG ACCCCCGAGATGCTGGACTCCCCGCCGCCCGCACAGAGCTCCGAGGGCCTGGTGGGGGCGCTCATGCACGTCATGCAGAAGCGGAGCAAAGTGATCCACTCCTCGG ACGAAGGCGAGGACAATGGCGGGGACGAGGAGGACGATGACGAATGGGACGACTGA
- the WDR13 gene encoding LOW QUALITY PROTEIN: WD repeat-containing protein 13 (The sequence of the model RefSeq protein was modified relative to this genomic sequence to represent the inferred CDS: deleted 2 bases in 2 codons): MAWTPESRKGRSLSTSSRDPPAWRRFQLPLASSPKAPAGSGMAAVWQQVLAVDARYNAYRTPGFPQFRTQYIRRRSQLLRENAKAGHDPGARKLYLRLRAQLLAQRYGPLSEQSSFRAYSNSIVRSSRTTLDRMEDFEDDARALGARGHRRSVSRGSYQLQAQMNRVAYDERPPGSVVPTSVAEASRAMAGDTTLSENYAFAGMYHVFDQHVDEAVPKVQFANDDKHLLACCSLDGTISVCQLAPAPPAVLRVLRGHSRGVSDFAWSLSNDVLVSTSLDGTMRIWAAAEGKCIRQIPDPDGAELLCCVFQPMNNNLTVVGNGRHNLHVVNISTGKKVKGGSSKLTGRVLALSFDAPGRLLWAGDDRGSVFSFLFDMATGKLTKAKRLVVQEGSSITSISARSWVSREARDPSLLINACLNKLLLYRVVDNEGTLQLKRSFQIQQGSHPLRSIFCPLMSFRQGACVVTGSEDMCVYFFDVERTSRAIVNKLQGHSAAVLGVSFNCDESLLASSDAKGMVIVWRREQK, translated from the exons ATGGCCTGGACGCCCGAGAGCCGCAAGGGCCGATCCCTGAGcaccagcagccgggacccccccGCCTGGAGGAGATTCCA GCTCCCGCTGGCCAGCTCCCCCAAGGCGCCAGCAGGGAGTGGCATGGCCGCAGTGTGGCAACAAGTGCTGGCTGTCGACGCGAG GTACAACGCCTACCGCACGCCCGGCTTCCCGCAGTTCCGCACCCAGTACATCCGGCGGCGCAGCCAGCTGCTGCGGGAGAACGCCAAGGCCGGGCACGACCCCGGCGCCCGCAAGCTGTACCTGCGGCTGCGCGCCCAGCTCCTGGCGCAGCGCTACGGGCCCCTCTCCGAGCAGAGCAGCTTCCGGGCCTACAGCAACAGCATCGTCCGGAGCAGCCGCACCACGCTGGACCGCATGGAG GACTTTGAGGATGATGCCCGGGCACTGGGGGCCCGTGGTCATCGCCGCTCCGTCAGCCGTGGCTCCTACCAGCTGCAGGCGCAGATGAACCGCGTGGCGTATGACGAACG GCCCCCCGGCAGCGTGGTACCCACGTCGGTGGCGGAGGCCAGCCGGGCCATGGCCGGTGACACGACGCTGAGCGAGAACTACGCCTTCGCCGGCATGTACCACGTCTTTGACCAGCACGTCGACGAGGCCG tgcccaAGGTGCAGTTCGCCAACGACGACAAGCACCTGCTGGCCTGCTGCTCGCTGGACGGCACCATCTCGGTGTGCCAGCTGGCGCCCGCCCCGCCCGCCGTGCTGCGGGTGCTGCGGGGCCACAGCCGGGGCGTGTCCGACTTCGCCTGGTCCCTCTCCAACGACGTGCTGGTCTCCACCTCGCTGGACGGCACCATGCGCATCTGGGCCGCGGCCGAGGGCAAGTGCATCCGCCAGATCCCCGACCCCGACGGCGCCGAGCTGCTCTGCTGCGTCTTCCAGCCCATGAACAACAACCTCACCGTG GTGGGCAACGGGAGGCACAACCTGCACGTGGTGAACATCTCGACGGGGAAGAAGGTGAAGGGCGGGTCGAGCAAGCTGACGGGCCGGGTGTTGGCGCTCTCCTTCGACGCC CCCGGCCGCCTGCTCTGGGCCGGCGACGACCGCGGCAGCGTCTTCTCCTTCCTCTTCGACATGGCCACGG ggaAGCTGACCAAGGCCAAGCGGCTGGTGGTGCAGGAGGGCAGCTCCATCACCAGCATCTCGGCCCGCTCCTGGGTCAGCCGGGAGGCCCGCGACCCCTCGCTGCTCATCAACGCCTGCCTCAACAAGCTGCTCCTCTACCG GGTGGTGGACAAcgag gggaccctgcagctgaaGAGGAGCTTCCAGATCCAGCAGGGCTCCCACCCCCTCCGCAGCATCTTCTGCCCCCTCATGTCCTTCCGCCAGGGGGCCTGCGTGG TGACGGGCAGCGAGGACATGTGCGTCTACTTCTTCGACGTGGAGCGCACCAGCCGGGCCATCGTGAACAAGCTGCAGGGGCACAGCGCCGCCGTGCTGGGCGTCAGCTTCAACTGCGACGAGAGCCTGCTGGCCTCCAGCGACGCCAAGGGCATGGTCATCGTCTGGCGCCGCGAGCAGAAATAG
- the SLC38A5 gene encoding sodium-coupled neutral amino acid transporter 5 — protein MELQKMEEQEGLEMLNGSVPECDKASSLEDGDPTAEVTAAEQEGFLPHAAGKKLSQFTDFEGKTSFGMSVFNLSNAIMGSGILGLAYAMSNTGIVLFVVLLICIALLSAYSIHLLLKCAGVVGIRAYEELGYRAFGPGGKVVAAVVICVHNTGAMSSYLYIVKYELPLVIQTFLGLTENTENWYMNGNVLIIIVSVCVILPLALMKHLGYLGYTSGLSLTCMVFFLMSVIYKKFQISCPLNGTEPVTSLVYYNGDNASSAGTAGDECMAQTFTVNSQTAYTIPILAFAFVCHPEVLPIYTELRRASKRRMQNVANVSILAMFVMYLLTAIFGYLTFYGNVESEMLHTYSEVDPLDRLILCVRLAVLMAVTLTVPVVLFPIRRAIQQLLFHGKDFSWVRHVSIAIGLLFVVNLLVIFVPNIRDIFGVIGATSAPSLIFILPSIFYLRIVPSEKEPLRSRPKIQAACFAALGFIFMVMSLSFIVADWVTTGRSSGGGH, from the exons ATGGAGCTGCAGAAGatggaggagcaggaggggctggagatGTTAAACGGGTCTGTCCCGGAGTGCGACAAAGCCAGCAGCCTGGAGGATGG GGACCCCACGGCGGAGGTGACAGCGGCCGAGCAGGAGGGCTTCCTGCCCCACGCCGCCGGCAAGAAGCTGAGCCAGTTCACTGAC TTCGAGGGGAAGACGTCGTTCGGGATGTCGGTCTTTAACCTCAGCAACGCCATCATGGGCAGCGGCATCCTGGGCCTTGCCTACGCCATGAGCAACACGGGCATTGTGCTCTTCGT CGTGCTATTGATCTGCATCGCGCTGCTCTCCGCGTACTCCATCCACCTGCTGCTGAAATGTGCTGGCGTCGTAG GGATCCGCGCCTACGAAGAGCTGGGTTACCGGGCGTTCGGCCCGGGCGGCAAGGTGGTGGCGGCGGTGGTCATCTGTGTGCACAACACGGGAG CCATGTCCAGTTACCTGTACATTGTGAAATACGAGTTGCCTTTAGTGATACAGACGTTCCTGGGCCTGACGGAGAACACGGA GAACTGGTACATGAATGGCAACGTGCTAATTATCATCGTCAGCGTCTGTGTCATCCTGCCCCTGGCGCTCATGAAACATCTCG gctaTCTGGGGTACACCAGCGGCCTCTCGCTGACCTGCATGGTCTTCTTCCTCATGTCG GTGATCTACAAGAAGTTCCAGATCTCCTGCCCGCTGAACGGGACCGAGCCTGTGACATCCCTCGTCTACTACAACGGGGACAATGCCAGCTCCGCGGGCACCGCTGGGGACGAGTGCATGGCCCAGACCTTCACCGTCAACTCCCAG acgGCGTACACCATCCCCATCTTGGCTTTTGCATTCGTCTGTCACCCAGAGGTGCTGCCCATCTACACAGAGCTacgcag GGCCTCGAAGCGGCGCATGCAGAACGTGGCGAACGTCTCCATCCTGGCCATGTTCGTCATGTACCTGCTGACGGCCATCTTCGGCTACCTCACCTTCTACG GGAACGTCGAGTCGGAAATGCTGCACACGTACAGCGAGGTGGATCCCCTGGACCGGCTCATCCTCTGCGTCCGACTGGCCGTGCTGATGGCTGTCACGCTGACGGTACCCGTGGTGCTCTTCCCG ATCCGCAGAGCCATCCAGCAGCTACTCTTCCATGGGAAGGATTTTAGCTGGGTTCGACATGTGAGCATCGCTATCGGCCTTCTGTTCGTTGTCAATCTCCTCGTCATCTTTGTCCCTAACATCCGGGATATCTTTGGAGTCATTG gcGCCACCTCTGCCCCCAGTCTCATCTTCATCCTCCCCAGCATCTTCTACCTCCGCATCGTTCCCAGTGAAAAAGAACCGCTGAGATCCAGGCCAAAAATCCAG gccgCCTGTTTTGCTGCCCTCGGCTTCATCTTCATGGTGATGAGTCTCAGCTTCATCGTGGCTGACTGGGTGACGACCGGCCGCAGCAGCGGCGGGGGGCACTGa
- the SUV39H1 gene encoding histone-lysine N-methyltransferase SUV39H1: MAENLKGCTVCCKSSWSQLQDLCRLERVCCPSLGITRRNLSHFEVEFLCDYKRVREEEFYLVKWRGYPESENTWEPRKNLHCVGLLKQFHKDLEQAWIRRDGKPKKNARWLDQGVANYVVQKAKQRRALWRWERQLNAKRNHKGRIVVENEVDLDGPPRDFVYINEYKVGEGISLTQVAVGCECCDCLAEAASGCCCPGASRHKFAYNELGQVRIRAGLPIYECNARCRCGAECSNRVVQRGIRYDLCIFRTANGRGWGVRTLEKIRKNSFVMEYVGEIITSEEAERRGQIYDRQGATYLFDLDYVEDVYTVDAAYYGNISHFVNHSCDPNLQVYNVFIDNLDERLPRIALFATRHIRAGEELTFDYNMQVDPVDAESTRMDSNLGRAGGLAGSPKKRVRIECKCGAASCRKYLF, from the exons atggcggAAAATTTAAAAG GCTGTACCGTGTGCTGCAAGTCCTCATGGTCCCAGCTGCAGGACCTGTGCCGGCTGGAGAGGGTTTGCTGCCCCTCGCTGGGCATCACCCGCAGGAACCTCAGCCACTTCGAGGTGGAGTTCCTGTGCGACTACAAGAGAGTGCGG GAGGAGGAGTTCTACCTGGTGAAGTGGCGCGGCTACCCGGAGTCCGAGAACACCTGGGAGCCGCGGAAGAACCTGCACTGTGTGGGCCTGCTGAAGCAGTTCCACAAGGACCTGGAGCAGGCCTGGATCCGGCGGGACGGCAAGCCCAAGAAAAACGCCCGCTGGCTGGACCAGGGCGTGGCGAACTACGTAGTGCAGAAAGCCAAGCAGCGGCGGGCCCTGTGGCGCTGGGAGCGCCAGCTGAACGCCAAGCGCAACCACAAGGGGCGCATCGTGGTGGAGAACGAGGTGGATCTCGACGGGCCGCCCCGGGACTTCGTCTACATCAATGAGTACAAGGTGGGCGAGGGCATCTCCCTCACCCAGGTGGCAGTGGGCTGCGAGTGCTGCGACTGCCTGGCGGAGGCTGCCAgcggctgctgctgccccggCGCCTCCCGCCACAAGTTTGCCTACAACGAGCTGGGCCAGGTGCGCATCCGGGCGGGGCTGCCCATCTACGAGTGCAACGCCCGCTGCCGCTGCGGGGCCGAGTGCTCCAACCGCGTGGTGCAGCGGGGCATCCGCTACGATCTGTGCATCTTCCGGACCGCCAACGGGCGCGGTTGGGGCGTGCGCACCCTGGAGAAGATCCGCAAGAACAGCTTCGTCATGGAGTATGTGGGAGAG ATCATCACATCAGAGGAGGCGGAGCGACGAGGGCAGATCTACGACCGCCAGGGTGCGACCTACCTCTTTGATCTGGACTATGTGGAGGATGTTTACACAGTGGATGCTGCCTACTATGGCAACATCTCACACTTCGTAAATCACAGC TGTGACCCCAACCTGCAGGTATACAACGTGTTCATTGACAACCTGGATGAGCGGCTGCCGCGGATCGCCCTCTTCGCCACCCGGCACATCCGTGCTGGGGAGGAGCTCACCTTCGACTACAACATGCAGG tggACCCGGTGGATGCAGAGAGCACACGGATGGACTCCAACCTGGGCCGGGCTGGCGGCCTGGCCGGCTCTCCCAAGAAGCGGGTGCGGATTGAGTGTAAGTGCGGGGCCGCATCCTGCCGGAAGTACCTCTTCTAG